A single region of the Selenomonas sp. oral taxon 920 genome encodes:
- the recJ gene encoding single-stranded-DNA-specific exonuclease RecJ has product MLKEWIVHENTAEGAVLAHELGIAPIIGQILWHRGIRTEKEARAFLHPEDAPFHDPFLMMDMEKAVRRILHAIHSGEHIVVYGDYDVDGMTSTTLLMKNIRALGGTVSYYIPNRFTEGYGINRAALEQLAAEGCGLLVTVDCGISSVQTVAEMTAGMDIVITDHHLPGAALPPAYAVINPHRADCPYPDKELAGVGVTFKLVQALWQTEEQRLYADDLDIAALGTIADLVPLIGENRKIVQAGLAHMSARPCTGIAALIRVSGCEGKAINTGMVGFQLAPRLNAAGRIETARSGVELLSSADASEADRLAGELNALNTERRDLEQEILAEAKALLADFTPDVPAIVVAGEDWNSGVIGIVASRLVETYYRPSIVLTRQGDVYKGSCRSIAGLHMYEALAACGDTLIQFGGHEMAAGLTLACARVEDFQRAFANYVRTHLEIADFTPKIPIEGLVAPADWTLAQVTELTLLEPYGMGNPRPIFGVRALRPRTAAAIGAEGRHLRMEVGTREKRVAALCWNAGEFAEIVTEETSDIAYTPSINEWQGMRSVQCMVDSIMPAAQERIFPTRDILKAVYSFLSGLRTEDDRIPYGEIALTCRFSREMGHISHYTMETSLCIFRELGLLTSPTEDSFQFIPPSGKLELMDAPTFRRHEERKGDM; this is encoded by the coding sequence ATGCTGAAAGAATGGATTGTGCACGAGAATACGGCAGAGGGAGCGGTCCTTGCACACGAGCTTGGGATCGCGCCGATCATCGGGCAGATTCTCTGGCATAGGGGAATACGTACGGAGAAAGAGGCGCGCGCCTTCCTGCATCCGGAGGATGCGCCGTTCCATGATCCGTTTCTCATGATGGATATGGAAAAAGCCGTACGGCGTATTTTGCATGCGATTCACAGTGGGGAGCACATCGTTGTCTATGGGGACTACGATGTGGATGGTATGACCTCGACCACCCTCCTGATGAAGAATATCCGCGCACTCGGCGGAACAGTTTCCTACTATATTCCGAACCGCTTTACGGAGGGCTATGGGATCAACCGTGCGGCACTGGAGCAGCTTGCGGCGGAGGGCTGCGGGCTGCTTGTTACCGTGGACTGCGGAATCTCGTCCGTACAGACTGTTGCGGAGATGACGGCGGGGATGGACATTGTCATCACCGATCATCACCTCCCGGGGGCGGCACTGCCGCCCGCCTATGCCGTCATTAATCCGCACCGTGCGGACTGTCCCTATCCGGACAAGGAGCTTGCGGGCGTCGGCGTCACGTTCAAGCTCGTGCAGGCTCTTTGGCAGACGGAGGAGCAGCGGCTCTATGCCGATGATCTCGACATTGCCGCACTCGGGACGATTGCCGACCTTGTGCCGCTCATTGGCGAGAACCGCAAGATCGTTCAAGCGGGATTGGCGCACATGTCCGCACGGCCCTGTACAGGGATTGCGGCGCTGATCCGCGTTTCCGGCTGTGAGGGGAAAGCAATCAATACGGGGATGGTCGGCTTCCAGCTTGCCCCGCGTCTGAATGCGGCGGGGCGGATTGAGACGGCGCGCAGCGGCGTGGAGCTGCTCAGCTCTGCGGATGCCAGCGAGGCAGACCGTCTCGCTGGTGAGCTGAATGCGCTCAACACGGAGCGCCGTGATCTGGAACAGGAGATTCTTGCGGAGGCAAAGGCGTTGCTCGCAGATTTTACGCCCGATGTTCCTGCGATCGTGGTCGCGGGGGAAGACTGGAACTCCGGCGTCATTGGTATTGTCGCCTCCCGTCTCGTTGAGACATACTACCGCCCGAGCATAGTGCTCACGCGGCAGGGCGATGTATACAAGGGATCGTGCCGCAGCATTGCGGGACTACATATGTACGAGGCACTCGCAGCGTGCGGGGATACGCTCATCCAATTCGGCGGGCATGAGATGGCGGCGGGCCTGACACTTGCGTGCGCGCGTGTGGAGGATTTTCAGCGTGCGTTCGCGAACTATGTACGTACACATTTGGAAATAGCAGACTTCACACCGAAGATCCCCATTGAGGGGCTTGTTGCCCCCGCCGACTGGACGCTTGCTCAGGTCACAGAACTCACCCTCCTCGAGCCGTATGGCATGGGGAATCCGCGGCCGATTTTCGGTGTCAGGGCGCTTCGTCCGCGCACAGCGGCAGCGATCGGGGCAGAGGGACGGCACCTGCGCATGGAGGTCGGCACACGGGAGAAGCGTGTGGCGGCACTCTGCTGGAATGCAGGGGAGTTTGCGGAAATTGTGACGGAGGAGACGAGCGACATCGCCTACACGCCAAGCATCAACGAGTGGCAGGGGATGCGCTCCGTGCAGTGCATGGTGGATTCCATCATGCCTGCCGCACAGGAGCGTATTTTTCCGACGCGTGACATTTTGAAAGCCGTTTATAGCTTTCTCAGCGGACTGCGCACAGAGGACGATCGGATTCCATACGGAGAGATTGCACTCACGTGTCGCTTTTCACGTGAAATGGGGCATATTTCGCACTATACAATGGAAACTTCCCTGTGTATTTTTCGTGAACTCGGGCTGCTCACTTCCCCGACGGAGGACAGCTTCCAGTTCATTCCTCCCTCAGGAAAGCTGGAACTTATGGATGCGCCGACCTTCCGTCGGCACGAGGAAAGAAAGGGTGATATGTAG
- the yajC gene encoding preprotein translocase subunit YajC, translating to MDAEMMAQLSSWGPIIILVLFFYFLLYRPQKQAQKKREEMLGALKVGDEIITLGGMHGKITALNDKTVTLCVADGVSIVFERSAISAVNTSEQE from the coding sequence ATGGATGCAGAAATGATGGCACAGCTGAGCTCGTGGGGCCCAATTATCATTTTGGTGCTCTTCTTCTATTTCCTTCTCTATCGCCCGCAGAAGCAGGCACAGAAGAAGCGTGAGGAAATGCTCGGCGCTCTCAAGGTCGGCGATGAGATCATTACGCTCGGCGGCATGCACGGCAAGATCACGGCGCTTAACGATAAGACCGTGACGCTGTGTGTGGCAGATGGTGTCAGCATTGTCTTTGAGCGTTCGGCGATCAGCGCGGTGAATACGTCGGAGCAGGAGTAA
- a CDS encoding IreB family regulatory phosphoprotein — MDEQKTMMFSFGEDKPKADVVIREAAAAMREKGYNPINQLVGYLLSGDPAYVTSHRDARSKIRGLERDELLDELVRFYLEHEK; from the coding sequence ATGGATGAACAGAAGACAATGATGTTCTCCTTCGGCGAGGACAAGCCGAAGGCAGACGTCGTCATACGGGAGGCAGCAGCAGCCATGCGGGAGAAGGGGTATAACCCCATCAATCAGCTGGTCGGCTATCTGCTCTCCGGCGATCCGGCATATGTAACGAGTCACAGGGATGCGCGGAGCAAGATCCGGGGCCTCGAGCGCGACGAGCTGCTCGATGAACTCGTGCGGTTCTATCTGGAGCATGAGAAGTGA
- a CDS encoding 5-formyltetrahydrofolate cyclo-ligase produces MAGDLLAEKKALRREMLARRRALSAEERTRASEMICTRVRALTMLQEARTIMLYASTGEEIDLCPLMEELLAEGRHIALPEITGRGVMEARELPAMDALTDGIFGIRTPDPARGGIIPPEEIDLVIVPGAAFDEYGGRLGLGGGYYDRFLPRAQRAVRLVLAFDFQIVPDVPMGVQDARIDAVLTERRMISCKRMKNLEEEV; encoded by the coding sequence ATGGCAGGGGATCTGCTTGCCGAAAAAAAGGCGCTGCGGCGGGAGATGCTTGCCCGCCGCCGTGCGCTCTCGGCAGAGGAACGCACACGCGCGAGCGAAATGATCTGCACGCGTGTGCGAGCATTGACGATGCTGCAGGAGGCGCGGACGATCATGCTCTACGCCTCCACGGGAGAGGAGATTGATCTCTGCCCGCTGATGGAGGAACTGCTCGCCGAGGGGCGGCACATTGCACTTCCGGAGATCACCGGCCGGGGAGTGATGGAGGCGCGGGAGCTCCCCGCGATGGACGCGCTGACAGACGGCATTTTTGGGATTCGGACGCCAGACCCTGCGCGCGGCGGCATCATCCCGCCGGAGGAGATCGACCTTGTCATTGTTCCGGGGGCGGCGTTTGATGAATACGGCGGGCGCTTGGGGCTTGGCGGCGGTTATTACGATCGATTTCTGCCGCGTGCGCAGCGTGCCGTGCGTCTCGTGCTTGCCTTTGATTTTCAGATCGTTCCCGATGTTCCGATGGGCGTGCAGGATGCCCGCATCGATGCCGTTTTGACCGAGCGGCGCATGATTTCCTGCAAACGGATGAAAAACCTTGAGGAAGAGGTGTGA
- the secD gene encoding protein translocase subunit SecD, which translates to MIAVAAIIGAFFFLVQPLASSIRQGLDLQGGTHVVLEAVDTEQAQVNDDAMNRVVAIMEKRVNSLGLTEPIIQREGERRVIIELPGIKDPDAAIRTIGKTAMLEFRDEEGHTVLTGTDLKDAQASTNPQSGQNVVNLEFSDEGAQKFADLTMKNVGRTIAILLDGEVLTAPNVREPILGGRAEITGQKTLEEAQNLAVVLRSGALPVKVEIIETRTVGPTLGQDSKDKSQFAFVVGLGAVVIFMIFFYHLSGFIADVALMAYTVMLLGILYLMDATLTLPGVAGIILSIGMAVDANVLIFEHFKEEYQVNQKTLRLAMDAGFKRAFTTIFDSNVTTLIAAGVLFFLGTGTIRGFAITLGVGTMLSMFTAITLTQYLLKLMINSKLSESPALYGANGFMLGAKKKGDEKNA; encoded by the coding sequence GTGATTGCGGTTGCAGCCATCATTGGTGCGTTTTTTTTCCTAGTTCAGCCGCTTGCGAGTTCAATTCGGCAGGGGCTTGACCTGCAGGGAGGAACGCACGTCGTTCTGGAGGCGGTCGATACGGAGCAGGCGCAGGTCAATGACGATGCGATGAACCGCGTTGTTGCGATCATGGAGAAGCGCGTCAACTCGCTCGGACTCACCGAGCCGATCATTCAGCGCGAAGGCGAGCGGCGCGTCATCATCGAGCTGCCCGGCATCAAGGATCCCGACGCGGCGATTCGAACAATCGGCAAGACGGCGATGCTCGAGTTCCGCGACGAGGAGGGGCATACGGTCCTCACGGGTACGGATCTGAAGGATGCGCAGGCATCGACAAATCCGCAGTCGGGACAGAACGTCGTCAACCTTGAGTTCTCGGATGAGGGGGCACAGAAGTTTGCCGATCTCACGATGAAGAATGTCGGACGTACAATCGCCATTCTGCTCGATGGAGAAGTCCTCACGGCGCCGAATGTGCGCGAGCCGATCCTCGGCGGGCGTGCGGAGATCACGGGGCAGAAGACCCTCGAGGAGGCGCAGAATCTCGCGGTTGTTCTGCGCAGCGGTGCACTGCCCGTGAAGGTTGAGATCATCGAGACGCGCACGGTCGGCCCGACGCTTGGACAGGACTCGAAGGATAAGTCCCAGTTTGCCTTTGTCGTTGGACTTGGTGCTGTCGTTATCTTTATGATCTTCTTCTATCATCTCTCGGGTTTCATTGCAGACGTGGCACTGATGGCGTACACGGTCATGCTGCTCGGCATTCTCTACCTGATGGATGCGACGCTGACCCTGCCGGGTGTGGCGGGCATCATCCTCTCCATCGGTATGGCGGTCGATGCGAATGTCCTCATCTTTGAGCATTTCAAGGAGGAGTATCAGGTCAACCAAAAGACGCTGCGCCTCGCAATGGATGCAGGATTCAAGCGCGCGTTCACGACGATTTTTGACTCGAACGTCACGACGCTCATCGCGGCGGGCGTGCTCTTCTTCCTCGGAACGGGGACGATCCGCGGCTTTGCGATCACGCTTGGTGTCGGCACAATGCTCTCGATGTTTACGGCGATCACACTGACGCAGTATCTGCTGAAGCTCATGATTAACTCGAAGCTGTCCGAGAGCCCCGCACTCTATGGTGCAAACGGCTTTATGCTCGGTGCAAAGAAGAAGGGGGATGAGAAGAATGCCTAA
- a CDS encoding DUF1292 domain-containing protein has product MEEHEELHDEDVIVVMTNEDGDERYYREEMIIPIGEDRFAVLIALTATSEDELESAEEGDEATIAKIVTDDDGEDIYTDPTDEEFDAVRRAYELLEEEEE; this is encoded by the coding sequence ATGGAAGAACATGAAGAGCTTCACGACGAGGACGTTATCGTTGTCATGACAAATGAGGACGGGGATGAGCGCTACTATCGAGAGGAGATGATCATTCCCATCGGTGAGGATCGCTTTGCTGTCCTGATTGCGCTTACCGCTACCTCCGAAGATGAACTTGAGAGTGCCGAGGAGGGTGATGAGGCGACAATCGCGAAGATCGTCACGGACGACGACGGCGAGGACATCTACACCGACCCGACGGATGAGGAGTTCGATGCGGTGCGGCGCGCCTATGAACTCCTCGAAGAAGAGGAAGAATGA
- the secF gene encoding protein translocase subunit SecF, producing MPKFDIAGHRRIWFLLSLVLIIPGFICMGVRGFNFGIDFTGGTIIDLRFEQPVTLSDVRSSLAKYDLDGSTIQLSGDEAAVESSENVMIRTIDLEEQQRKEVMASLTQDVGPYTVLREEKVGATIGGELITNAVLALVISWGLIILYVAYRFEWRFGVSAVLALIHDIIIVLAVFSFTQRQIDSSFIAALLTIVGYSINDTIVIFDRIRENLKLHFRRGGDVNELVNRSIYQTLTRSLYTVFTVLFTTFALYWFGGETTKDFAFALLVGFASGCYSSIFIASQLWIELRNRTERRPAAKPAAVEG from the coding sequence ATGCCTAAGTTTGATATCGCGGGACATCGCAGGATCTGGTTTCTCCTCTCTCTCGTACTCATCATCCCCGGCTTTATCTGCATGGGCGTGCGTGGGTTCAACTTTGGCATCGACTTTACGGGCGGCACAATCATTGACCTGCGCTTCGAGCAGCCGGTGACGCTCTCCGATGTGCGTTCGAGCCTTGCGAAATACGATCTTGACGGGAGCACAATCCAGCTCTCGGGGGACGAGGCGGCGGTGGAGTCCTCCGAGAACGTCATGATCCGCACGATCGACCTTGAGGAGCAGCAGCGCAAGGAGGTCATGGCGTCGCTCACGCAGGATGTCGGCCCCTATACCGTTCTCCGCGAGGAGAAGGTTGGCGCGACCATCGGCGGCGAGCTGATTACAAACGCCGTGCTCGCACTTGTGATTTCGTGGGGACTCATCATCCTCTATGTCGCCTACCGCTTCGAATGGCGCTTCGGTGTGTCGGCGGTGCTCGCGCTTATCCACGATATTATCATTGTGCTCGCAGTGTTCTCCTTTACGCAGCGGCAGATTGATTCGTCCTTTATCGCGGCGCTGCTTACCATCGTCGGGTACTCGATCAACGATACGATCGTTATCTTTGACCGCATTCGTGAGAATCTGAAGCTTCATTTCCGCCGCGGCGGCGACGTGAATGAGCTCGTCAATCGTTCCATCTATCAGACGCTGACGCGCTCACTCTACACAGTGTTTACGGTTCTGTTTACGACATTTGCACTGTATTGGTTCGGCGGAGAGACGACGAAGGACTTTGCATTCGCACTTCTCGTCGGCTTTGCGAGCGGATGCTACTCCTCCATCTTCATTGCGAGCCAGCTCTGGATTGAGCTGAGAAACCGCACGGAGCGGCGCCCTGCCGCGAAGCCGGCAGCGGTGGAGGGGTAA
- the tgt gene encoding tRNA guanosine(34) transglycosylase Tgt gives MAAITYELIRKDETTGARAGVIHTPHGSFPTPIFMPVGTQATVKGVSPDELHDLGAGIILSNTYHLFLRPGMELVREAGGLHKFMHWDGAILTDSGGFQVFSLGDLRKITEEGATFRSHIDGSKKFLSPEVSMEVQKALGSDIVMAFDECIPYPADHSYAKSSTERTQRWLVRCCAAMTDAEGQGLFGIVQGGMYRDLRARHAAEVTELDLPGYAIGGLSVGEPHELMEEILSYTVELLPEHKPRYLMGVGTPDYLLTGVRHGIDMFDCVFPTRVARNGMAMTWTGRLVMKNAVHTHDHTVLEEGCGCYACRSGYTRAYIRHLVRAEEIFGLRLLTLHNLYFLQEFMRRMRAAIIAGTFPAFYQDFMNQYHKR, from the coding sequence TTGGCAGCGATTACCTATGAGCTGATTCGGAAGGATGAGACGACGGGCGCACGCGCGGGTGTGATCCACACGCCGCACGGGAGCTTTCCGACCCCCATATTTATGCCCGTGGGTACACAGGCGACAGTCAAGGGCGTATCGCCCGACGAACTGCATGACCTCGGCGCGGGGATCATTCTCAGCAACACCTATCATCTCTTCCTGCGTCCAGGAATGGAACTCGTGCGTGAGGCGGGCGGACTGCATAAATTCATGCACTGGGACGGCGCGATCCTTACGGACAGCGGCGGCTTTCAGGTGTTCAGTCTCGGCGATCTCAGAAAGATCACCGAGGAAGGTGCGACGTTTCGTTCACACATCGATGGGTCAAAGAAGTTCCTCTCGCCCGAGGTCTCGATGGAGGTGCAGAAAGCGCTCGGCTCAGACATTGTCATGGCGTTTGACGAGTGCATCCCGTATCCTGCCGACCATTCCTATGCGAAATCCTCGACGGAGCGTACACAGCGCTGGCTCGTGCGCTGCTGCGCAGCCATGACGGATGCCGAGGGGCAAGGGCTCTTTGGCATTGTGCAGGGCGGTATGTACCGCGATCTGCGTGCGCGGCACGCTGCCGAGGTGACGGAGCTCGACCTGCCTGGCTATGCGATCGGGGGACTCAGTGTGGGTGAACCGCATGAGCTGATGGAGGAAATTCTCTCCTACACGGTGGAACTGCTGCCCGAGCACAAACCGCGCTATCTCATGGGAGTCGGCACACCGGACTACCTTCTCACGGGGGTGCGGCACGGGATCGATATGTTCGACTGCGTGTTCCCGACGCGCGTTGCGCGCAACGGTATGGCGATGACGTGGACGGGGCGGCTTGTGATGAAGAATGCCGTGCACACGCATGACCATACGGTACTCGAGGAGGGCTGCGGCTGCTATGCCTGCCGCAGCGGATACACACGTGCGTACATCCGTCATCTCGTGCGCGCAGAGGAGATCTTCGGTCTGCGCCTCCTGACACTGCACAATCTCTACTTCCTGCAGGAGTTCATGCGCCGTATGCGTGCGGCGATCATCGCGGGGACGTTCCCGGCATTTTATCAGGATTTTATGAATCAATATCATAAAAGATAA
- a CDS encoding RelA/SpoT family protein: MSDDVQRAITLDMILEKVRSYQADADIEKIKKAYACAERAHSGQVRISGEAYIIHPLNVAYILTGLHLDGETICAALLHDVVEDTCATLEEMEAQFGKNVMELIDGVTKLGRIEYMSKEDVKLENYRKMFLAMAKDIRVIMIKLADRLHNMRTLKCMREDKRMRIAKETLEVYAPLANRLGISSIKVELEDLCLRYLEPEAYYALVEEVKHKRKERQEFIRDSIQQIREKLEAAGIEAEIKGRAKHFYSIYRKMKRDNKSVNEIYDLSAVRVLVSSVKDCYGVLGVIHAMWKPIPGRFKDYIAMPKSNGYQSLHTTVMTHGDPLEIQIRTQSMHQVSEFGVAAHWKYKEAGRCIDATDENDQKMSWLRQMVSLQKEYDDPKEFFEALKLDVFSDEVFVFTPRGDVIDLPKGSNPIDFAYHIHTEIGHRCVGAKVNGKIVPLEYKLKNGDIVSIVTNKAGNGPSPDWLNTVASSATRSKIRAWFKKENREENVERGMNLIRDEAKRLGYVLKELTAGGRLGKVAEKLNVQSEEDLLAALGYGGVSLRGVMTKLIELHQQSVKESTPPEVSQLLSELKAPRRGKRKKASHGVLVEGEGGYLVRLARCCNPIPGDPITGYITRGRGVSVHRSDCPNVLNDTELTRVIEVSWDIGLDKDYIVGIEIICNDRNGMLAELLAVPAEMKVNIHTVNATPNRRNKTSTVLLGLNVSNIDQITQVMTKMRLLKDVYRVTRTLGSSALSSEDA, from the coding sequence ATGTCAGATGATGTGCAGAGGGCAATCACCCTCGATATGATTTTGGAGAAGGTGCGCTCCTATCAGGCGGATGCCGATATCGAGAAGATCAAGAAGGCATACGCCTGTGCGGAGAGAGCCCACAGCGGACAGGTGCGCATCTCGGGCGAGGCCTACATCATCCACCCGCTCAACGTCGCCTACATCCTCACGGGGCTTCATCTCGACGGCGAGACCATCTGTGCTGCGCTCCTGCACGATGTCGTGGAGGACACCTGCGCGACACTCGAAGAGATGGAGGCTCAGTTCGGCAAGAATGTCATGGAGCTCATCGACGGTGTGACGAAGCTCGGGCGGATTGAGTATATGTCCAAGGAGGATGTCAAGCTTGAGAACTATCGCAAGATGTTCCTCGCGATGGCAAAGGATATCCGTGTCATTATGATCAAGCTGGCCGATCGCCTGCACAATATGCGCACGCTGAAATGCATGCGCGAGGACAAGCGCATGCGCATTGCAAAGGAGACCCTCGAAGTCTATGCGCCGCTCGCGAACCGTCTCGGTATCTCCAGCATCAAGGTGGAACTCGAAGATCTCTGCCTGCGCTACTTGGAACCAGAAGCGTACTATGCCCTCGTGGAGGAGGTCAAGCACAAGCGGAAGGAGCGGCAGGAGTTCATACGGGATTCGATCCAGCAGATTCGGGAGAAACTTGAAGCAGCGGGCATTGAGGCGGAGATCAAGGGACGTGCGAAGCATTTTTACAGCATTTACCGCAAGATGAAGCGTGACAACAAGAGCGTCAACGAGATCTATGATCTCTCCGCTGTGCGCGTGCTTGTCTCCTCCGTCAAGGACTGCTACGGCGTGCTCGGTGTCATTCATGCGATGTGGAAGCCGATTCCGGGCAGGTTCAAGGACTACATCGCTATGCCGAAGTCCAACGGCTATCAGTCTCTCCATACAACCGTCATGACGCACGGAGATCCGCTTGAAATCCAGATCCGTACGCAGTCCATGCATCAGGTCTCCGAGTTCGGTGTTGCCGCGCATTGGAAATACAAAGAGGCGGGACGGTGCATCGATGCGACCGATGAGAACGATCAGAAGATGTCGTGGCTGCGCCAGATGGTCAGCCTGCAGAAGGAGTACGACGATCCGAAGGAATTCTTTGAGGCACTGAAACTGGATGTGTTCTCGGACGAGGTGTTTGTCTTTACGCCGCGCGGCGATGTCATCGATCTGCCGAAGGGTTCAAATCCGATCGACTTTGCTTATCACATCCACACAGAGATCGGGCACCGTTGTGTCGGAGCGAAGGTCAACGGGAAGATTGTACCGCTCGAATACAAGCTCAAGAACGGCGACATCGTATCCATCGTCACGAACAAGGCGGGCAATGGGCCGAGCCCTGACTGGCTGAACACGGTTGCATCCTCGGCGACGCGCAGCAAGATACGTGCGTGGTTTAAGAAGGAGAACCGTGAGGAGAATGTCGAGCGCGGCATGAACCTCATCCGCGATGAGGCAAAGCGGCTCGGCTACGTGCTGAAGGAGCTGACGGCAGGCGGGCGCCTCGGCAAAGTCGCGGAGAAGCTCAACGTACAGAGCGAGGAGGATCTCCTTGCTGCACTCGGTTACGGCGGGGTCTCCCTGCGCGGCGTTATGACGAAGCTGATTGAGCTGCACCAGCAGTCCGTCAAGGAGAGCACACCGCCAGAAGTGTCGCAGCTGCTCTCCGAGCTCAAGGCCCCCCGCAGGGGAAAGCGCAAGAAGGCGAGTCACGGAGTTCTCGTGGAGGGCGAGGGCGGCTATCTCGTGCGCCTTGCACGCTGCTGCAATCCAATCCCCGGCGATCCGATCACAGGCTATATCACGCGTGGGCGCGGTGTCTCCGTGCATCGCTCTGATTGCCCGAATGTGCTGAATGATACGGAGCTTACGCGCGTGATCGAGGTCAGCTGGGACATTGGCCTCGACAAGGACTACATTGTCGGCATTGAGATCATCTGCAATGACCGCAACGGCATGCTCGCAGAGCTCCTCGCCGTACCCGCCGAGATGAAGGTCAACATTCACACCGTCAACGCAACGCCGAATCGCCGCAACAAGACATCGACCGTCCTCCTCGGACTCAACGTCAGCAACATCGACCAGATCACGCAGGTCATGACGAAAATGCGCCTGCTCAAGGATGTCTATCGCGTTACACGCACACTCGGCAGCTCGGCGCTTTCGAGCGAGGACGCGTGA
- a CDS encoding shikimate dehydrogenase, translating into MITGKTKLLGVIGAPIEHSLSPIIQNAALRAAGLDYVYAALPVHADALPSAVHGLRDAGIAGFNVTIPFKTEIIPLMDELSEDAQRIRAVNTVVIGADGRLVGHNTDVTGFLAGFEERAVSLTGKRAVLLGAGGAARAALWGLLRSGTSSVVIGVRSAAKGEALAADFAADGDVRAYAFDDSAFHAALHTADIVVQTTPLGMTPCVGEMPPVDMAEFHSAAVVYDLIYTPAATRFLREAEGYGHVTINGETMLAAQGAEAFYLWTGVRPDAALMKRVLREELACRG; encoded by the coding sequence ATGATTACGGGAAAAACAAAACTGCTCGGCGTGATCGGTGCACCCATTGAGCACAGCCTCTCGCCGATCATACAGAATGCAGCCCTGCGGGCCGCAGGGCTGGACTATGTGTATGCAGCGCTGCCTGTGCACGCGGATGCCCTGCCGTCGGCGGTGCATGGACTGCGCGATGCGGGGATCGCGGGATTCAACGTGACAATTCCGTTTAAGACGGAGATCATTCCGCTGATGGATGAACTGAGTGAGGATGCACAGCGCATCCGTGCAGTCAATACGGTCGTTATCGGGGCGGACGGAAGACTTGTCGGGCACAATACAGATGTCACGGGGTTCCTCGCAGGATTTGAAGAACGCGCCGTTTCTCTCACGGGGAAGCGCGCCGTTCTGCTCGGCGCGGGCGGTGCTGCGCGTGCGGCGCTCTGGGGCCTCCTGCGCAGCGGGACATCCTCGGTCGTGATCGGTGTTCGCAGCGCAGCTAAGGGAGAAGCCCTTGCAGCAGACTTTGCGGCGGACGGAGATGTGCGGGCATATGCTTTTGACGATTCTGCATTTCATGCCGCCCTGCACACAGCGGATATCGTTGTGCAGACGACACCGCTTGGCATGACGCCGTGCGTTGGGGAGATGCCGCCCGTAGATATGGCGGAATTCCATTCAGCCGCCGTGGTTTACGATCTAATCTACACGCCCGCCGCAACGCGCTTCCTGCGGGAAGCTGAGGGATATGGACACGTGACGATCAACGGTGAGACGATGCTCGCTGCGCAGGGGGCAGAGGCATTTTATCTCTGGACGGGCGTGCGTCCCGATGCAGCGCTCATGAAGCGTGTCCTGCGTGAGGAACTTGCATGCAGGGGATAA
- the ruvX gene encoding Holliday junction resolvase RuvX produces MKRYLALDIGDATIGIAVSDLLGLTAQGVETIRRTELSADFDRLAQLVQEYEVQAFVAGLPKHMNGDEGARCAIVRAFMAEAAERFPAIEIHYWDERLSTVAAARALLEGDVSRKKRRKVIDKMAAVYILQGFLDRQQHLK; encoded by the coding sequence GTGAAGCGCTATCTCGCGCTCGATATCGGGGATGCGACCATTGGGATTGCCGTCAGCGATCTCCTCGGCCTCACGGCACAGGGGGTGGAGACGATCCGACGCACAGAGCTTTCTGCCGATTTCGATCGCCTTGCCCAGCTCGTACAAGAGTATGAGGTGCAGGCATTTGTGGCAGGACTGCCGAAGCATATGAACGGAGACGAGGGCGCACGCTGCGCGATTGTTCGTGCCTTTATGGCGGAGGCGGCAGAGCGCTTTCCTGCGATCGAGATACACTACTGGGACGAGCGTCTCTCAACGGTTGCCGCCGCGCGTGCGCTCTTAGAGGGAGATGTTTCACGCAAAAAACGCCGCAAAGTTATTGACAAGATGGCTGCGGTCTACATATTGCAGGGCTTTTTGGATCGGCAGCAGCATTTGAAGTAA